Below is a genomic region from Deltaproteobacteria bacterium.
ACACCAGCACGTCACGCTCCGGGCTTTCCAGTACGCCGCGTTCCACGCGCCCCGCCGCCGAAAACATCGCGATTGAACGTCGTCCGAGTACCTGCTGCCAACCCAACGCGCCGCCGTCCACATCCTTGCGTCCGGGCAGGTCGAGTTCGCGCGCGCGCGTATCGTCCTCGGCGTTCACGGTGTCGAAGTTATGAAAGTACGTCGCCGACACGGTGGAGTTGCGTTGCCACAGATGGCGGCGGATCGATCCCCACGCGGTATGGCTCTCGTACACGCTCTCGTACGAATAGATGTATCCGCCCGACTCCTCCCACTCGCCGTGTCGCGCGTCGCCGAAGCCCGACAGTTCGTATCTCTGGCGAAGCCAATTGGGCTGCGAAAATTCGTATCGCGTGCGTTTGCGGTTTGAGTATCCGCCCAGGTAGGCATCCTCGACATCGTCGCCCGCCTTGGTCGACGCGCCCGAGACCCCGTCCACCAGCAGGCGAGCGCCGAGGTTGAAGCGCTCGGCGAGCGGCGTGCGGACCTGCGTCGCGCCGGTCAGGACGTAGTTGTTCTCGCTGTCGGCGAAGATGGCGAGGCGGCTCGCAAATTCAT
It encodes:
- a CDS encoding DUF3570 domain-containing protein; the encoded protein is MRRFGRAIVAILVAGPLLLTRSVIADEFASRLAIFADSENNYVLTGATQVRTPLAERFNLGARLLVDGVSGASTKAGDDVEDAYLGGYSNRKRTRYEFSQPNWLRQRYELSGFGDARHGEWEESGGYIYSYESVYESHTAWGSIRRHLWQRNSTVSATYFHNFDTVNAEDDTRARELDLPGRKDVDGGALGWQQVLGRRSIAMFSAAGRVERGVLESPERDVLVWREPGVLEISPERLPDARRRGAVAVRAARLVGNDASVHAGVQYDFDDWGLAAPSARIMAFRRFGSGTILRARLRAYTQNESRWFGTIAHADRDRSYTANAQMQGFTSWLGGLRWTWNSGDVPGAITAVSGGLDVDLYYQTPRNEMKQGYFAPIVGANVLFLW